A genomic region of Bactrocera dorsalis isolate Fly_Bdor chromosome 3, ASM2337382v1, whole genome shotgun sequence contains the following coding sequences:
- the LOC125777022 gene encoding uncharacterized protein LOC125777022 isoform X1 produces MADLPKERIHASRPFIVTGIDYCGPFYFKPETRKKAPQKCYVSVFICFATKAVWMELVKDLSTGSFLDALKRFIATRGIPSCIWSDNATNFVGAKNELKDLRELFLSENHRNQVHAYCLNNGIDWRFIPPRSPHFGGLWEAAVKMAKKHFYRSVENPEDLDVLTPGHFLIGGPLIAIPEPNLTHLNCNRLDRWQQVTYIQQIFWKRWSEEYLTILQQRAKWRKPHPNIAVNDIVCIKDENSAPLKWPLGRVTEVVTGTDGVARVAVLRTSTGMMRRAINKLCVLPVKDSFES; encoded by the exons ATGGCTGACTTGCCTAAGGAACGCATCCACGCATCTCGGCCCTTTATCGTTACAGGCATAGACTACTGTGGACCATTTTATTTCAAACCGGAAACGCGTAAGAAAGCACCTCAAAAATGCTATGTTAGCGTATTCATTTGCTTCGCCACAAAAGCCGTGTGGATGGAACTGGTGAAAGATCTTTCAACAGGCTCTTTTCTTGATGCACTTAAGCGCTTTATAGCTACTCGTGGCATACCAAGTTGCATTTGGTCAGACAATGCTACAAATTTTGTTGGCGCCAAGAACGAGCTGAAGGATTTACGCGAGCTATTTCTTAGTGAAAATCATCGCAACCAAGTTCACGCTTACTGCCTTAATAATGGGATAGATTGGCGTTTTATACCTCCTCGATCACCACATTTTGGCGGTCTGTGGGAGGCAGcagtaaaaatggcaaaaaagcaCTTCTATCGCTCCGTTG AAAATCCAGAAGATCTTGATGTACTGACGCCCGGACATTTTCTCATTGGTGGTCCTCTTATCGCTATTCCTGAGCCGAACCTCACGCATCTAAACTGCAATCGTTTAGACCGCTGGCAGCAGGTTACCtacatacaacaaatattttggaaGCGATGGAGTGAAGAATATCTTACTATTCTACAACAACGAGCAAAGTGGCGTAAACCACACCCAAACATTGCAGTCAATGACATCGTATGCATCAAAGACGAAAATTCAGCACCTCTTAAATGGCCCTTGGGTCGTGTTACAGAAGTTGTCACTGGGACAGACGGGGTTGCAAGAGTAGCCGTTCTTCGTACGTCTACCGGCATGATGCGTCGAGCTATCAATAAACTGTGCGTTTTACCTGTCAAAGATTCTTTTGAAAGTTAG
- the LOC125777022 gene encoding uncharacterized protein LOC125777022 isoform X2, which produces MNSNEFQPIIVNTNRSRLPQLTLPKFSGSYIEWTNFYSMFSSVIDKDSDLSDVDKLQHLRSCLSGAALDTIRSLEINEANYKIALDLLIKRFDNKRLIFQAHIREIFGMDKADGTVSKLRALSDKVNSHICALQSLGSKEQIADCIVVQFLTQKLDKVTQAKWEESWSINELPSWESLAAFLEHRCRTLENVEHALQTQAETFGKTGKTKIQKILMY; this is translated from the exons ATGAACAGCAATGAATTCCAGCCTATTATTGTGAATACTAATCGTTCTCGTTTGCCTCAATTAACGTTGCCTAAATTCAGTGGATCTTATATAGAGTGGACAAATTTCTATTCGATGTTCTCATCAGTCATCGATAAGGACAGCGACCTAAGCGATGTGGACAAATTGCAACATTTGCGTTCCTGCTTGAGTGGTGCTGCTCTTGACACCATACGATCGTTGGAAATAAATGAGGCTAATTATAAAATCGCATTAGATCTTCTCATTAAACGATTTGATAATAAACGTCTTATTTTTCAGGCACATATCAGGGAGATTTTCGGGATGGACAAAGCAGATGGTACTGTCAGCAAGCTGCGAGCGTTGTCGGACAAGGTCAATTCGCATATATGTGCGTTGCAGTCACTTGGCTCCAAAGAGCAAATAGCGGACTGCATAGTGGTACAGTTTTTAACGCAAAAGTTGGACAAAGTAACTCAAGCAAAATGGGAAGAAAGTTGGTCAATAAACGAGTTACCATCGTGGGAATCATTAGCTGCATTTTTAGAACATCGATGTCGTACCCTCGAGAACGTAGAGCATGCATTACAAACACAAGCTGAAACATTTGGTAAAACCGGAAAAACC AAAATCCAGAAGATCTTGATGTACTGA